ATGATGACGCAAAATTCTGCCCATCATGTGGTGAACCTGTTGAAGATGATATGTTTGAAACAGAAGAATCATCAGAAACAAAAAAATCTAGAGACTATAATCTAGAAACGCTACTTGGTGTATTAGCAATTGTATTTAGTTTGATGAATTATTTAGGCGTTTTCTTTGTTCATTTAATCGGTATTGCACTGGGATCGATTGTGTTGAATTTAGTGAATAGAGATAAAAAAGAAAAGAAGATATTTTCACAAATAGGATATGTAACCGGAATTATTGGATTATTATTAGGAATAGTTGCAATTGTTATTGGAATTTCAACTCAATTTTAAAAAATAAGATCTCCCCACTATGGTGGGCAGATCTTTTATTTTAATCTAGTGGTACTTTTAAAACTTTTAATCCAGTTTTTCTAAGTTTCTCTATTTCATCATCATTAGCATCAGTATCAGTAATTAAATAATCAAGATCTTCAATTGATCCAGATAAGAAACTATGTGTTTTACCAACTTTATTCGTATCAGCTAGAACTACTTTTAATCCGGTAGTGTTTTTTAACATAATTTCATTGATTGCAACTTCTTGTAAAACAGCAGTTGTAAATCCACCATCGCTAGAGATACCACTACAGCCTAAGAAACATTTGGTTGCCTTAACTCGATTTAAATTATTGATCGCAAAATCACCAACGAGTGACTCTTTAGGCATTCTTAGTTCTCCGCCTGTTAAGACGATAAATAGACCTTCATTATTTTTAGTAAATATAGCTTTACCATTATTTGTAATGATCGTAACTTGTCGTGCTTTTATATATTCAGTCATTAATAATGCTGTTGAACTTGTGTTGATAAATACAGTATCTCCGTCTTCAACAAATCTAGAAGCAGCTTTAGCAATTGCATGTTTGTTTACGGTAAGAGAAGATGAAAATATATTTGTTGTAAAATTAACTTTAGAAATTGATGCACCACCATGATATCTCTCGATTAAATTCTTTTTTTCAAAGTATTCTAAATCTCGTCTAATGGTGATTGCAGAAGTTTCTAGTTTTCTTGAAAGTTCATCTACAGTAACATTTGTTCTGTATTCTATTATTTTTAAGACTCTATCGCGTCTTTTTTCAATATCTGCTCTACTACTTTTCATTTAGATACCCCGTTTTAAGCGTAATTTGCAACATGATATAAGTTTTCAGATATATCCTTTGCTTGAGTTAAGAAAGTGATTTCTTTTTGTTCATTTCCTTTTAATTGATTAAATTTAGCTTGACTGACATAATAATATGTTTTTTCTCTTAGATTTAAGAGATCTTCATTAATTGCTTTTAGATTTTGTTCAGCTTTTGTTAGATTTTTCTTATAGATATAATAATCAGCAGCAATTAAATTGAAAGAGTAAACTGCTTTTGCAGTTTTTCTTTTTTTTGTCTTCACTGTATATGCTTCAGTGATCAGTCTAAAATATTTGGTAGCAACTTCAAATTTATTGTCATGAAGTGATATATAAAACTTATTGTAGTTATATATAAGTCTTAAAGAAGAACTTGTTTGAAAAACAGGATTTTCTATATGTTCATCTAGCTTTTTAAAATCACCTTGATCCATATACATCAAAGAATAAAATACTAAATTAGTATTTCTATAACCTTTGATAACATCAAGCTTTGTAATTTTCTTAATATATTGTTCAGCAAGTTTAGGATCACAGTCAACAACAAGTGCTCTTGTTGCTTGTCTGTAGATAAATCTTAAGACCTCAGATAATAAAAAGAAGAATGAAAAGAATGATAAGAATACAATAGATAAAATGATATTGGTTAAACTATCTTGACTACTGATGAACTGGACTCCTATAATAACAAAAACTACAAAAAAAACAAACATCATAATTAAGCGCATTTTTTCGCCTAAAACTAATCTTCTTAACGTAAACATAGCATACCTCGCAATTTTTAGATTGATTTTATTCAAGTATAACAAATAAATTTTCAAAAGTAAACGTTTACAGTGACAAATGTTCATAAAATGACATTATGTGATTAAAAAATCAACAAATATTCATAAATATGATTGTTTCATTGTTTTTATGAACACATAAAGTTATAATTAAAATGAAAAATATCATAAAAACAATATAAGGAGTTGATATGGATGTCAAAAATTGATGAAATTACGAAAGACTCATGGCTACGAGCTACTTTTCCAGAGTGGGGTACTTGGCTTAACGAAGAGATTGAAGATGAAGTCGTTAAACCTAATACTGTAGCATTATGGTGGATTGGATGTATGGGCTTTTGGATTAAAACAGAAAAAAGCACAAATATCGCAGTAGATTTATGGTTTGGAAACGGGAAGAGAACAACCCGTAACAAATATATGGTTAAAGGTCATCAAATGGCAAACATGAGTGGTGGTAGATTAGTTCAACCAAATAGACGTAATCAACCATTTGTTCTTGATCCATTTGAAGTTAAACAATTAGATGCAGTCGTTGCAACTCATATTCACTCAGATCATATGGATATAAACTTTGCAGCAGCAGTCTTAAAGAATGTTAAAGAACCTATTCCTTTTATAGGTCCAAAAGAATCTGTTGAAAAATGGATTGGTTGGGGTGTTCCAAAAGAAAGATGTATTATTGTTAAACCTGGAGACACTGTAAAAGTAAAAGATGTTGAAATCTTAGCTTTAGATTCATTTGACAGAACAGTATTAGTAACACAAGATAGTTATGCACCTTTAGCTGGTACTATTCCTAATATGGATGAAAAAGCAGTGAATTACTTATTTAAGACTAGTGGTGGAAATATTTATGATGCTGCTGACTCTCATTATTCAATTAGCTTTGGAGATCATGGTAAAAAGCATAAGATTGATGTTGCATTTGGAGCTTATGGAGAAAATCCAGTTGGTATAGCTGATAAACAAACATCAGTTGATCTACTTAGAATGGCTGAAGCATTAAATACTAAAGTTGTTATTCCACTTCATTACGATATCTGGACAAACTTCATGGCAGATACAAATGAAATCTTAGCTTTATATGATATGAGAAAATATCGCTTGCAATATAAATTCGAACCATTTATTTGGGAAGTTGGCGGAAAATATGTATTCCCTAACGATTTAGGTAAACGTGAATTCCATCATAGACGTGGATTTGAAGATGCATTTGAAAACGAACAAAACATTCCATTTAAATCATTACTATAGGAGGGTTTATGTTACTAGATAAGATTATTAAAAAGAATCATTACTTATTTTTAGATAAAGTTGATTCATGGGAAGAATCCATTCGTATGAGCTGTAAGCCATTAGAAAATGATGGAACAGTTGAAGCATCATATGCTGAACTTATCATTGAATGTGTAACTAAATTTGGACCATACATTGTATTACTTCCAAATTTTGCGATGCCACATTCAACAGAAAACGCAAAAGGTGTTCATGATACAGCAATTAGTTTTATGAAATTAGAAGAACCTGTTTCCTTTGAAGCAGGAAATCCTGAAAAAGACGCTAAAGTATTTTTTACATTAGCATCTGTCAATAAGGATCAACATGTCGAAAATATGGAAGAACTATTTGATATGTTGACAAATGAAGAATTATTAGAAGAACTACTTACAGTAAAAACGGTAGAAGATTTAAAATATCTTGCCGAAAAATACAAATAAAAAGGAGAAAAACACATGTTACAGTTTTTAGAAACAATTTGGGAATTTTTCGCTAATAACATTTTGACACAACCTCAATATTTTATTGGGTTAATGGTTGTTATCGGTTATATTCTCTTAAGAAGAGCATGGTATGATGTTCTAGCTGGATTTATTAAAGCAACAGCTGGTTTCATGATCTTGCAAGTTGGTGCTGGTGGATTAGTTGGTAACTTTAGACCGATTTTAGTTGGACTTAAAGACCGTTTTAATCTTGATGCTATGGTTATTGACCCTTATTTTGGTCAAAATGCAGTGCAAGCTGGTTTAATGGACGTATTTGGTCGTACATTCTCATCAGTAATGTTACTATTATTAATTGCATTTATTTTTAACATCTTATTAGTTGCATTCAAGAAATACACTAAAATGCGTGCGATCTTTACAACAGGTCACGTACAATTACAACAAGCTGCAACAGCATTCTGGTTAATTCTATTTGCTTTCCCAACACTTAATGATCCAATGATTTTATTACTTATGGGTCTAATCTTAGGACTTTATTGGGCAGTTGGTACAAACCTTACAGTTAGAATTACTCAGGATTTAACAGATGGTGCTGGTTTCTCTATTGCCCATCAACAAATGTTTGGTCTTGCATTGTTTTCTTATTTAGCAGAAAAAATGAATACAGGTAAAAACAAGTCTAAGAGACTTGAAGATATGAAATTCCCTGGATTCTTACAAATCTTTAATGAAAACTTAGTTGCTACTACTATACTAATGACATTCTTCTTTGGTATAATACTATTAGTGCTAGGTAAACCTTATCTAATTACTGCAGGTCAAATGACTGAATCAAGTTCATTCTTCTTCTACATTATGACTACAGCATTAAGATTTGGCGTTTATCTTTCAATTCTTCAATTAGGCGTTCGTACATTTGTTACTGAATTATCTAATTCATTTGTAGGTATTTCTACAAGATTATTACCTGGTGCTGTACCTGGTGTTGACTGTGCAGTTTCTTATGGTTTTGGTTCTCCAAACGCAGTTACTTTAGGTTTCTTATTTGGTGCTTTAGGACAATTCTTAGCAATTGGCGCATTAATTATATTTAAGAGCCCTGTATTAGTTATCGCAGGATTCGTTCCAGTATTCTTTGATAATGCAACAATCGCAGTATTTGCTAATAACAAAGGTGGCGTTAGAGCAGCTATGTTATTCCCATTTATAGCAGGTTTAGTTCAAGTATTCGGTTCAGCATTTATTGCTAGCTGGGTTGGTATGGCTACTTATGGTGGTTACCTAGGTATGTTTGACTGGGCAACAGTATGGCCATTCTTCACAGTATTAATGAAATATTTAAGCTATGGTGGTGTTGCAATAATTGTTATATTAATGGTGTTAATTCCACAATTACAATATCGTTCAGACAAAGACAATTATTTCTTAGTTACTGAAGATTATGAACAATATAAATTAAACAAAGGTATTCAAGCATAATTTTAAAATAATATTTAAAAAGGAGTAGAAATTATGACAGTATTAGTAGCATGCGCTAATGGCGCGGGATCTAGTTTATTAATGAAGATGAATGTTTTAAAGGTATTTAAGAAATTAGATATCCCAGTACAAAATATCCATCATTGTTCACTCTCCGAAGGCAAGAGTTCTGCAACTAAGTATGATGTAGTTTTCTGTCCACTTAACTTCTTAAGTATGTTCAAAGACGCAATCGATAGAGGCACACTTGTTATTGGACTAAGAAATGTTATGGGTGAAAAAGAAGCAACTGAAAAAATTATCGCTGCAGGTCTTGTTGAAAAATATAAAAAGTAATAAAAGATAATAACCATGGGCATTCATTTGCCCATGGTTAAACTTTTTATACGGAGATTGGTTTTTTAAGTATGTAAAAAAGAGGCAGAGTATGCATAAAACAAAAGAGTTAGTAAGTATTAATAATATAAAGATGGCTGTATTTGATCTTGATGGCACACTTTTAAATTCTAAAGGTGATTTATCTGAAGAGAATATACAAACACTTATAAAAGCGAAACATAAAGGCTTAAAAATTGTGATTGCATCAGGTAGAATCTATCCGATGCTTCAATCATATATTAAGCGAATTGGTGTTGTTGATTATGTCATTTCAGCAAACGGGGCATCTATTGATAAAATAGATGAACACATGCGAATTCATGAAATATATATTGATCAAAGTGAAGCCGAAAAGGTTGTTGATTTTTGTAAGTTAAATGATATTGAGTGTTTAATTTTAAAAAGAGAAGTAAGTTATTATCCTGATCGTAGTGA
The sequence above is drawn from the Mariniplasma anaerobium genome and encodes:
- a CDS encoding PTS ascorbate transporter subunit IIC, with product MLQFLETIWEFFANNILTQPQYFIGLMVVIGYILLRRAWYDVLAGFIKATAGFMILQVGAGGLVGNFRPILVGLKDRFNLDAMVIDPYFGQNAVQAGLMDVFGRTFSSVMLLLLIAFIFNILLVAFKKYTKMRAIFTTGHVQLQQAATAFWLILFAFPTLNDPMILLLMGLILGLYWAVGTNLTVRITQDLTDGAGFSIAHQQMFGLALFSYLAEKMNTGKNKSKRLEDMKFPGFLQIFNENLVATTILMTFFFGIILLVLGKPYLITAGQMTESSSFFFYIMTTALRFGVYLSILQLGVRTFVTELSNSFVGISTRLLPGAVPGVDCAVSYGFGSPNAVTLGFLFGALGQFLAIGALIIFKSPVLVIAGFVPVFFDNATIAVFANNKGGVRAAMLFPFIAGLVQVFGSAFIASWVGMATYGGYLGMFDWATVWPFFTVLMKYLSYGGVAIIVILMVLIPQLQYRSDKDNYFLVTEDYEQYKLNKGIQA
- a CDS encoding DUF4190 domain-containing protein → MYCKMCGREMDDDAKFCPSCGEPVEDDMFETEESSETKKSRDYNLETLLGVLAIVFSLMNYLGVFFVHLIGIALGSIVLNLVNRDKKEKKIFSQIGYVTGIIGLLLGIVAIVIGISTQF
- a CDS encoding DeoR/GlpR family DNA-binding transcription regulator, with the protein product MKSSRADIEKRRDRVLKIIEYRTNVTVDELSRKLETSAITIRRDLEYFEKKNLIERYHGGASISKVNFTTNIFSSSLTVNKHAIAKAASRFVEDGDTVFINTSSTALLMTEYIKARQVTIITNNGKAIFTKNNEGLFIVLTGGELRMPKESLVGDFAINNLNRVKATKCFLGCSGISSDGGFTTAVLQEVAINEIMLKNTTGLKVVLADTNKVGKTHSFLSGSIEDLDYLITDTDANDDEIEKLRKTGLKVLKVPLD
- a CDS encoding PTS sugar transporter subunit IIB; translated protein: MTVLVACANGAGSSLLMKMNVLKVFKKLDIPVQNIHHCSLSEGKSSATKYDVVFCPLNFLSMFKDAIDRGTLVIGLRNVMGEKEATEKIIAAGLVEKYKK
- the ulaG gene encoding L-ascorbate 6-phosphate lactonase, producing MSKIDEITKDSWLRATFPEWGTWLNEEIEDEVVKPNTVALWWIGCMGFWIKTEKSTNIAVDLWFGNGKRTTRNKYMVKGHQMANMSGGRLVQPNRRNQPFVLDPFEVKQLDAVVATHIHSDHMDINFAAAVLKNVKEPIPFIGPKESVEKWIGWGVPKERCIIVKPGDTVKVKDVEILALDSFDRTVLVTQDSYAPLAGTIPNMDEKAVNYLFKTSGGNIYDAADSHYSISFGDHGKKHKIDVAFGAYGENPVGIADKQTSVDLLRMAEALNTKVVIPLHYDIWTNFMADTNEILALYDMRKYRLQYKFEPFIWEVGGKYVFPNDLGKREFHHRRGFEDAFENEQNIPFKSLL
- a CDS encoding PTS sugar transporter subunit IIA yields the protein MLLDKIIKKNHYLFLDKVDSWEESIRMSCKPLENDGTVEASYAELIIECVTKFGPYIVLLPNFAMPHSTENAKGVHDTAISFMKLEEPVSFEAGNPEKDAKVFFTLASVNKDQHVENMEELFDMLTNEELLEELLTVKTVEDLKYLAEKYK